One stretch of Punica granatum isolate Tunisia-2019 chromosome 5, ASM765513v2, whole genome shotgun sequence DNA includes these proteins:
- the LOC116209593 gene encoding protoheme IX farnesyltransferase, mitochondrial-like, translating into MLLEEAFLAIALITSSLSHSSADEVLGPPLPRFQCLSSTASPSASIPTTSQPPPPPPPPSTSHPLELGLLGLSGGDSDGFGAFASSSAAAAAAFDLSSLASSNFADLARHYRHCYWELSKLVSGLCCTCGGTMMGCKLLKSVGV; encoded by the exons ATGCTCCTCGAAGAAGCTTTTCTTGCCATCGCTCTCATCACCAGCAGCCTATCCCATAGCTCCGCCGACGAAGTCTTAGGGCCGCCGCTTCCCCGCTTTCAGTGCTTGTCGTCTACAGCATCCCCATCTGCTTCGATCCCGACAACATCACAGccaccgccgccgccgccaccACCTTCCACTTCACATCCACTGGAGTTGGGATTATTAGGATTGAGTGGCGGCGACTCCGACGGATTTGGGGCTTTCGCATCCTCTTCTGCGGCTGCTGCTGCCGCCTTTGATCTCTCTTCTCTCGCATCTTCAAACTTTGCGGACTTGGCTCGTCACTACAGACATTGCTACTGGGAGTTATCAAAACTCGTCTCAG GACTTTGTTGCACTTGTGGTGGAACTATGATGGGCTGCAAACTCCTTAAATCTG